One Carassius auratus strain Wakin chromosome 16, ASM336829v1, whole genome shotgun sequence genomic window carries:
- the LOC113116075 gene encoding src-like-adapter, whose protein sequence is MGGTLASQRTLEDFSQTRTNEDLPPRVDENDMALVLDNYPPPDICEPIFRMGDWLKIVSEEGYWWKVYSVNTKEVNYIPHCHATKVYHGWLFETVTRPKAEELLRLPANRVGSFLIRESTKGSYSLSVRHRTIKHYQIVRMPNNWYYISPRLTFQCLEDLVNHYSDIADGLCCVLTGPCLISCETPLSELTKTPEGRKLSFDWRAVNSSELVRQSTSPSAVSYGVQNSVSSYLSLLGQQEKPAKKKFSLKKRWKSVYMMQNHQLDSLATVEDNYEEVPL, encoded by the exons ATGGGAGGCACTCTGGCAAGCCAAAGAACCTTGGAGGATTTCAGTCAAACACGTACTAATGAAGACCTTCCACCAAGAG TGGATGAGAATGACATGGCATTAGTGTTGGATAACTACCCTCCTCCTGATATCTGCGAGCCCATATTTCGAATGGGAGATTGGCTGAAAATAGTCTCAGA AGAAGGTTACTGGTGGAAGGTCTACTCAGTCAACACTAAGGAAGTGAACTATATACCACACTGTCATGCCACAAAAGTCTACCATGG CTGGCTGTTTGAAACCGTGACCAGACCAAAAGCTGAGGAACTCCTTCGACTCCCAGCAAACCGAGTGGGGTCGTTCTTGATCAGAGAGAGCACAAAAG GTTCGTACTCCTTATCTGTGCGCCACAGAACTATTAAGCATTATCAAATAGTTAGAATGCCAAACAACTGGTATTACATCTCTCCACGTCTCACATTTCAATGTCTGGAAGATTTGGTCAACCACTACTCTG ATATAGCAGACGGACTGTGCTGTGTTCTAACTGGCCCATGCTTGATCAGCTGTGAAACACCTCTGAGTGAGCTCACCAAAACACCAGAAGGGAGAAAATTATCTTTTGACTGGAGAGCAGTGAACAG CTCGGAGCTCGTCCGCCAGAGCACAAGCCCTTCAGCGGTCAGCTATGGGGTTCAGAACAGTGTCTCTTCCTACCTGTCTTTGCTGGGACAACAAGAGAAACCAGCGAAGAAGAAGTTTAGTTTGAAGAAGAGATGGAAGTCTGTCTACATGATGCAAAACCACCAGCTTGACAGTTTGGCCACTGTGGAAGACAACTATGAGGAGGTGCCTTTATAG